ATGCAGGCGATGATGTGCCAGCGCAGCCCGAGCCGGTCCCGCAGAGCGCTGTCCTCGCACAGCCGGCGCGCGAGGTGGATCGCGCTCAGCCCACCGATCGGTTCGTTGGGATGTGGCAGCCCGAAGACCAGCGCGTCGGCCTCGGCGTCGCCGACGGTCAGTGCGGTCAGCGGCTCACCGAGTCGCGACGTACCGACCCGTCGGAGCGTGGCGACGTCGGGGTGGCGGCGGGCCAGGTCGGCCAGGTCCTCGGCGAGCTCGTCGACGGTGCTGAAGACCTCGATCTCGGGGACGGTGCGCAGTTCGGCTTCCAGCCAGGGGCTCAGCACGCGGGCCGTCACCAGCTCTTGTCGAGCGGCTTACCCTCGGCGTACCCCGAGGCGGTCTGGATGCCGACGACAGCGCGCTGGTGGAACTCCTCCAGCGTGCCCGCGCCGACGTACGTGCAGGAGCTGCGGACGCCCGACACGATCGAGTCGAGCAGGTCCTCGACGCTCGGGCGCTCCGGATCGAGGTACATCCGGGCGGTCGAGATCCCCTCGCCGAAGAAGCTCTTCCGGGCCCGCTGGAACGGTGTGTCGTCGGCGGTCCGGGACGCGACCGCCCGTGCGGACGCCATCCCGAAGCTCTCCTTGTAGATCCGCCCGTCGCTGTCGTGGTGCGGGTCCCCCGGTGACTCGTACGTCCCGGCGAACCACGACCCGATCATCACGCTCGACGCCCCCGCGGCCAGTGCGAGCGCGACGTCGCGCGGGTGCCGGACGCCGCCGTCGGCCCACACGTGCTTCCCGAGCTCACGCGCCCGCGCGGCACAGTCCAGTACGGCGGAGAACTGCGGCCGCCCGACCGCCGTCTGCATCCGGGTCGTGCACATCGCGCCCGGCCCGACCCCGACCTTCACGATGTCGGCCCCGGCCTCGACCAGGTCCGACACCCCCTCGGCGGTGACCACGTTCCCGGCGACCACCGGCACCTGCGGATCGAGCGCCCGCACGGTCCGCAGTACGTCGAGCATGCGCTCCTGGTGACCGTGCGCGGTGTCGATCACCAGGACGTCGATGCCGGCGTCGAGCAGCGCCTTCGCCTTCTGCTCGGCGTCGCCGTTGATCCCGATCGCGGCGGCGACGCGCAGCCGGCCGGCGGCGTCGAGCGCCGGCTCGTACAGGGTCGCCCGGACCGCCCGCTGGCGGGTCAGGATGCCGACGATCCGCCCGTCGCCGTCGACGACCGGGGCCAGCCGGTGGCGTCCGTCGTACAGCTGGTCGAAGGCGGCCTCGGCGTCGATCCCGGCCGGGAGGGTGAGCAGCTCGCGCGACATCACGTTCTCGAGCTGGGTGAACCGGTCGACGCCGTGGCAGTCGGCGTCGGTGACCACGCCGACGGCCCGGCCCTGGTCGATCACGATCACGGCGCCATGGCCGCGCTTGGGCAGCAGGTTCAGCGCCTCGCCGACGGTGTCGGTCGGCGTCATCACCAGCGGGGTGTCGTAGATGGTGTGGCGTTCCTTGATCCAGGAGACGACCTCGGTGACCACCTGGACGGGAGTGTCCTGCGGGATCACGGCCAGTCCCCCGCAGCGCGCGATCGTCTCGGCCATCCGGCGGCCGGAGACCGCGGTCATGTTCGCCGCGACGATCGGGATCGACGTCCCGCTGCCGTCGTTCGTCGACAGGTCGACGTCCAGCCGCGAGGCCACCGCCGACCGGTTCGGGACCAGGAAGACGTCGTTGAACGTCAGGTCCTGCCCTGGTACCGGTCCCTGGATGAAGCGCATGCCGACCACCTCACAAACCCTCGCCCGGACATGTTCAGGACCCGAGGCTACGTGACCTGTTCCGGTCAGCGGGCGATCGGAGACCAAAGGCACTCACACAGTGGACGGACCCCTCAACACGAAGCGTGAGAAGTTTTCATCAGTGCTGAAGGTCTTGGAAACTCACTGCCCAACCGCTTTACTAACAACTCCTCCCCAGTCCGCCCTGAAGGAGAGTTCCATGAGGAACACCCGCCCCCACCTGGTCGCCCGCCGCCGTCTACTGCTCGGCGTACCGGCCGTTGTCGCCGCCGCGACCCTCGCCCCCCGCGCCGCGACCGCCGCCGGCAACCAGCCGCACGTGATCGAGTGCGTCGCCGACCTGCTGCAGGCCCGCTGATGGCCACCATTCCCTGGCTGGCCGACGTGCTGCGGGCAGCCGGTGTCCAGGTCATCGAAGAAGGTAACTGGCAAGGCCGGATGCGCCCGGGATCGTTCAACCCGATCGGCGTGCTCTGGCACCACACCGCGTCGTCCACCACGAGCCCGAGCAACCCGCACCCGGCGCTCAACATCGTCATCAACGGCCGCCCCGACCTGGCGGGCCCGCTGGCTCAGGCGCTGGTCGACTACAACGGCGTCTTCCACATCATCTCGGCCGGCCGCTGCAACCACGCCGGTACCGCGCGGGTCAGCGGCCCGATCCCGGCCGGCGACGGCAACACGATGCTGATCGGCTGGGAGATCGACTACAACGGGGTCAGCCAGACGATGAGCCCGGCGCAGTACCAGGCCTCGCTCAAGGCGACCGCCGCCGTCCTGCGCCAGCTCGGCAAGGACGCGTCGTACGCCCGCGGCCACCGCGAGACCAGTACGACGGGCAAGATCGACCCGTACGGCGTCAACCTCGACACGATGCGCAGCGAGGTCGCCGCGATCCTCGGTGGCACGCCTCCCCCGACGTACAACTTCAGCACGTACGGCACCGGCGTCCGTGTCCGGGCGGACGCCCGCCTGAGCGCGCCGATCGTTGCCACTCTGGCCGGTCCGACCCAGGTCTTCGTCCAGTGCCAGAAGCAGGGCGACACGGTCACCGCCGAGGGCACCACCAACAACTGGTGGTCCCGCCTGCGCGACCAGGGCGGCTACATCAGCAACATCTACATCGACCACCCGGCCGCCCAGCTGCCCGGCATTCCCAACTGCTAGAGCCTCTTCCAGCAGCAGATGAGGCGCGTCACCCCTTGTGGGTGACGCGCCTTCTCAGTTCTCGGCGGCGAGCACCACACCTCTGGTGAGCGATTCGAGAATCTCTCCGGCCCGTACGGCGGTCGTCGACAGCAGTGACGCGCTGAGCCCGTGGCTGTGCTCGGTGCCGCCGCCCTGCAGGTAGATCCCGGCGCGCACCTCCGGCGTGGTGACCACCCGGTGGTCGCGGCCGATCCGGACGCGGCCGGACGGGTCGCGACGGCAGTGCTCGGCCAGCGGGCCGAGCAGTGTCGCCGGGTCGGCCGGGCGGTAGCCGGTGCAGTAGACGACGACGTCGGCGTCCAGGCGGGTCTTCTCGCCGGTGCTGAGCGACTCGATCGTGACGGTCGCACTGTCCTCGGACACGGTCAGGTCGACGACACGGGAGACGTTGAAGAACCGCAGGCGCTGCCGGTTCAGGACCTGCTCGCGGTAGAGCTTGGCGTACAGGTCGTTGATCAGCTCGGAGTCGACGACGGAGTAGTTGGTGTTGCTGTGGTAGCCGAGCACCATCGCGCGGACGTCCTCCGGCGCGGAGTAGAACTCGTCCACCGCGTTGGGGTCGAAGACACGGTTGGCGAACGGGCTGTCGTCGGCCGGGCTGTACCCGTACCGCGAGAACACCGCGCAGACCTCGGACTCCGGGAAGCTCTCGTGCAGGAACGCGGTCACCTCGGCGGCGCTCTGACCGGCGCCGACGACCACGAAGCGTCGCGGGCGACCCCCCTGGAGTTCGCCGACCCGGTTGAGCAGGTCACGGTTGTGCCAGACGCGGTCGGACCCGCTGATGCCGTCCGGCAGGTACGGGCTGAGCCCGATGCCGAGGACGACGTTCCGGCGGGAACAGCGTCTTGTGGTTGATGAAGTCGACCAGCCGGCCCTTGCTGTGCAGGTAGGTCAGGAAGGTGAACTCGCTGGCCGGATTGCGCAGCGTCACCAGGTCCTTGAGGAACGAGACCTGCATCGTCGCGTCCTCGATCAGCATCCCCCGGTGCCAGCCGAACCCGCGCTGGCGCTCCAGGAAGACCCGGCGCGGCGCGGCCCCCAGCTCTTGGGCCGCGATGGCCGCCCTCGGTCGAAGGGAGCCAGCATCGGCGTCGTATTAGGCGAGGCTACCTAACCACCGGCTGCTGACAGGCCTGGCCCCACGAGTCGGTGGGCCTGGACCCACTTCTGGTCCGAGCCGCCCTGTTCCGGGCGCCGCGGGGTGCACGGTGGGAGCATGGAAACGATGATGCGATGGGTGGCCGGTGCCGGCGTCGGGTTCTGGCGGGCGTGCGCGGTGACGGCGGTGACGATGCTCGTGCCGGCACTGTGGGCGGCCGCTGTCGTGCTCGCCGTCCTGTGGGTCGAGGACCCCTGGACCTGGATCCCGCTCTTCGTGGTGGCGGGCGTCGGGACGCTCGGGCTGTCGCGACCGGTGTGCCGCTGGGTGCGAGCCCTCGTCACGCGGTGGACCGGCACGGTCGTCCCGCCCGGCTACCGGGAGCCGCCGCCGGTCACGCAACTGTCGACCGGCTTCTGGTGGAACGGGTACACCTACGCGAAGACCGCGAAGCAGGCGCGCGAGGAGCAGGAGTGGCGGCACAAGCTGCGCGATCCGGCAACCTGGCGCGACCTGCGGTTCGTGGAGATCGTGGCGCTCACGGCGGGTGTCGCCTCGATGATTCCGCTCGTGGGGATCGCCCTTGCGGCGTTGGGGTTCGCGACCTCGTCGTACGTCGCCGGCGGCGCCGGTCTGCTCGTCGGGATCGGCAGTTCGCCGTACGGATGGAGGCTGCTCGAGCCGGTCGCCGTACGGTTCCTGCGGCCGCCGGCCGTGACCTCGCTGACCGAGCGGGTGTCCGAGCTGACCGCTCAGCGCGCGGACACGACGATCGCGCAGGCTGCCGAGATCCGGCGGATCGAGCGCGACCTGCACGACGGAGCCCAGGCGCGGCTGGTGGCCCTCGGCCTCTCCCTGGCGACCGCGGAGAAGTTGATGGACACAGATCCCCGGCAGGCCAAAGCCTTGCTGCAGGAAGCCCGGACCGGCGCCGCGACCTCGCTGACCGAACTGCGGGAACTGGTCCGAGGCATCAATCCGCCCGTGCTGAACGAACGGGGACTCGCCGACGCCGTGCGCGCCTTCGCGCTGGACAGTCCGCTCGAGATCACCGTCGATGCCGAGCCACTGACGCTGGACCCACCGATCGAGTCCGCGGTCTACTTCGCGATCGTCGAGCTGGTCACCAACGCGATCCGGCACGCCTCGGCGACCAGCGCGTCGATCTCGATCGTGCGCAGCGCCGGTGCCCTCGGCATCGTTGTCGAGGACAACGGCCGTGGCGGCGCCGCCGTCCGGCCGGGTGGTGGGCTCGAAGGACTGCAGCGCCGGCTCGCCGCCTTCGACGGCACCATCACGACGACCAGCCCGGCCGGCGGACCGACCCGTGTGACGATGACGGTGCCATGCGAATCCTCGTAGCCGAAGACCTGTACCTGCTGCGCGACGGCCTGGTCCGCCTCGTCGAGGCGTACGGTCACCAGGTCGTCGCCACCGCGGCCACCGGACCGGAGACCCTCGAAGCACTGCTCACCCTGCGACCGGACGTCGCCGTGATCGACGTACGCATGCCTCCGACGCAGTCCGACGAAGGCCTGCGCGCCGCACTCGCCGCCCGCCGCGAGATCCCCGGGCTGCCCGTCCTCATCCTGTCCCAGCACGTCGAGCAGCTCTACGCCCGCGAACTCCTTGCCGACGGCACCGGCGGCATCGGCTACCTGCTCAAGGAGAGCGTCTTCGAGGCCGACCAGTTCATCGACGCCCTCGAACGCGTCGCGACCGGAGGCACGGCGATGGACCCGGCCGTGATCGCCAAGCTGCTCGCCGGCGGCCCGTCGACCCGCAGGCTCGGCGCGTTGACCGAGCGCGAGCGCGACGTACTCGGCCTGATGGCCGAAGGCCTGTCCAACCAGGCGATCGGGCAACTCCTGTTCCTCAGCGAGGGCGCGATCAGCAAGCACACCACGGCGCTGTTCGCCAAGCTCGGCCTCGCCGAGGACAACTCCAGCAACCGCCGGGTGCTCGCCGTACTGGCTTATCTCAACGACTGACCAGGGCCCAGGTGGTGGTCAGGCGGGAGATCAGCGCCGGGCCGACCGCGGGCGGCACCGGATTCACGCCGCTGTACTTGCGGTTGACGATCTTGCCGAGCTGCGTCAGCCGGGTCTCGTCCGCGCCGTAGCTCGCGTACAGGCGGATGGTGTGGGTCGCGGCGAGCTGTGCCATCGCCCGTAGTGCCGCGGTCAGCTCCGGGTCGGAGATGTCCGGGAGGATGGTCAGGTTCGCGGCCTCGGGTCCGATCTGGACCCGGACCAGGCCGGCCAGGTCGGCGAGCGCCGCGTGGATCCGGAACTCGCGGTCCTGATCGTAGGCGGAGGTCCGGAAGACCGGTTCCCGCGTGCGGCCGACGTACGGGGACGGCTCTCTGATCAGCTGGATCGGGAGGTACGAGTCCCACAGCCTGCGCAGCGTGGTCACCGCAGCGACGTACCCGGCGCGATCCTTGACCGTGACCGACGCAGGGTCCGGTTCGCCCTCGTCGTCGCGGATGTCGAGGCTGGTGACGCCCGGGACCTTCGCCAGCTCTGCCGTGAGCGCGCGGACCTGCGGGGTGAAGGCTGTGGCGAAAACAGTGTGCGGCGCCCGGACCAGTCCCCAGCCGAGCTCCAGCTTCCCGAACACCTCGGCCTTCGGCGGCGCGGCCAGCAGCACGTCGAGCGTGAGGTCCGACGCAGCGAAGTAGATCCCGGCGCGGTGCTCGGGACCCTCGATCCACCCGGTGAGCCCGGCGTACCGCGCCTGCAGGTCGGCGAACTCCTGCGTGGCTCGACGATCGAGCCGGAAGCCGAGGTTCACGCTGTTCGTCCATTCGACGACGACCAACCGGTCCGAGGACTCCACGCGATGCGTACGCCGACCATCCTCGCTCGGCACCGCCCCGTCGACGCCGAGCGCCACCGCCGCCACCGATCGGGCCGGTGCCGTGATCACCAGCCCGGAGGCGCCGTACGCCGACGCCGTCGCCCGGCCGTCTTCCCGCAGCCACAGCGCCCGCGCCAGATCGGGGTCGTTCTTCGTCGAGGCGGACGGGTAGAAGCGCCCGTGGAAGCCGTCGAGGTCCACCTCGATGCTGCGGAAGTAGCCCTTGTCGTACGAACGGAACTCCCACTTCACCTTGTCGGCCAGCGCCTTGACGTCGTCCTGCGGCAACTTCTTCACCAGCGTCAGCAGGATCAGGTCGTCGTCGCCATCCTTCACCAGCTCAGCCCGCTCGACCCCGTCCAGCCCCGACAACCACTCCAGCCGTTCCTGCCCCGGATCTGTGCTGCGACAGCCCGCGACCAGACCGACGGCGACGCCCACCGCCACTGTCCCCAACCCCCGCCGGCTGATCCGCATCCCGCGATTCTCCCCAGCCGACGGGTCAACCCGTCACCGTAGACGCCGGTCCAGGAACTTCCCGATCAGTTCGCTCGCCTCGTCCAGGTGGCTCTCCAGCAGGAAGTGACCGCCGTCGAGCAGGTGGATCTCCGCGTCCGGTACGTCGGTCGCGAAGGCTTCCGCGCCGGCGGCGGCGAAGATCGGGTCGTTCTTGCCCCAGACGGCCAGCACCGGGACCTGCGACGCCCTCAGGAACTCGTGCAGCTTCGGGTACAGGACAGAGTTGGTCGCGTAGTCGCGGAACAGCTTCAGCTGGACCAGGTCGTTGCCCGGTCGCGCGACCTTCTGGAAGTCGTGGTTCCAGGTGTCGGGGCTGACCACCGTCTCGTCGGCGACACCGGTGATGTACTGCCACTTGATCCCGTCCAGCGTCAGCGCCGAGCGGACAGCCGGCTCCGTCTCGGCGTTCTGCTCGGCCTGGTAGGCCCAGACCGGACGCCAGAACTCCTCGATGAAGCCCGCGTCGTACCCGTTGCCGTTCTGGGTGACGATCGCGGTGATCGACTCGGGGCGCTTCAGCGCGAGCCGCCAGCCGATCGGGGCGCCGTAGTCCTGCACGTACATCGCGTACCTGCCGACGCCGATCGCCTGCAGCAGACCGTCGGTCAGGTCGGCCAGCGCGTCGAAGGTGTAGTCGAACTCCTCGACCGTCGGCGCGTCGGACAGCCCGAAGCCGAGCAGGTCCGGCGCGATCACCCGGTACCGATCGGCCAGCCGCGGGATCAGGTCGCGGAACATGTACGAGCTGGTCGGGAACCCGTGCAGCAGCACGATCGCCGGCGCGTCCTTCGGCCCGGCCTCGCGGTAGAAGAGCCGCCGGCCGTCGACCTCGAGGTACCGGTGGTGCACGATCGTCATCACTAACTCCTTTAATCGGTTTTGATGGTTAGATGAAAACAGCTGATCGTGTAACCTGTCAACGTGCCGAAGGGAGTTAGAAGATGACGACGGACGAGCAGCTGTTGCTGGACCTGTTGAACAGCACGCCCCTGGTGGCGGGCGTCGAGCAGGACCGGCTGAAGGAGACGGCGGCGTGGGCCGAGACTCCGGGCCGGGACGGCCGGCGGGCGTTGGTGGCGGTGCGGTCCGCGCTGCAGAACGTCGTACGGGGTGAGGAGGCGCCGAGTGCCCTGACCCCGTTCCTGCGCGACGTCCGGCAGGTCCCGGCCATGACTCCTGACGGCGTCACGTGGACCCTCGAAGCACCGGCGGCACACCGTACGGCGATCCGCGCGATCCTCGCCTGGAACGAGCTGAAGGCAACCAAACCCGGCCGTCTCCGCCCCTGCGAGAACCCCGAGTGCCAGCTGTTCCTGATCGACCGCAGCAAGGCGAACACCGCCCGCTGGTGCTCGATGGCCTCCTGCGGCAACCGCCTGAAGGCCCGCCGCCACTACGAGGCGAAGACCCGCGGCACCGCCTGACGGCTAGGGGCGATAGGTGCTTTCGACGTGGCCCTTGAGGTCGTCGGGGTAGAAGTAGACGCGGCGGAGGTTGCCACCGGCGTAGCGCTTGACCTGGTCGTCGAAGTGTTCCGACGCGGGATCGCCGCTGACGCCACCGGCGGTGACCGCCCAGGCGCGGAGCTTCGGGCCGAACTCGACGACCGCGACGAAGCTGTTGCCGCTCGTGCCGTAGTAGCGCTTCGTGCCTGGGTAGCGTTTGGCGCCGAACGACGCCAGCGAACCCCACTGCGCCGAGGTGAACGGCACCGGCGTACTCGGCAAGGCGTCGTCGAAGGTCTGGACGATCGCGCCGTCGTTGCGCTGGAAGCGGTTGATCCGGCCCCACGGGACCTGCCAGCTGCCGAAGTCCTGGGTGAGGCGTAGTTGGGCTTCTTCGAGCGCGGTCAGGCGTTGTTCGTCGGTCGCTCGCTCGGCGAGGTAGTCCCACATCGACAGTCCGGCGTCCTTGGCGGCCTGGGCCAGCGGCGCCCACAGGGCCTCGCCCCAGAACACGGCCAGGGACGTCGCGGTCGAGTCAGCACTCCACCGGTAATTCCAGCGACGGAGGAGGCGGATCGGTCCGGCGAGTTTCGTCTTCTGCGGTTGGCGATCGGGCAGCTTGTCCCACGCCGCCACCAGGCCAGGTACGAGCCGCGCGAAGGCCGTGAGGTACGGGTCGAACGCCGCGTCGATCAGCTTCTGCGGGGTGAAGTGGCGTTCCGCGCTGAGCACCCGGATCGCCTGCGGGCCGCGCGGGTTCTCACCGGCCTGGTCGAAGTACTTCGGGAAGTCGGCCGCCTTCGGGCTGTCCGCACCGGCCGCCGTCCACGGCCAGTTGTTGGAGTTGAACGCCCAGCCGTTCCTCGGGTTCACCACCTGCGGCAGGCTGCGCAGGCTGTGCTCGCCCCGCCAGTCGGTCGCCGGATCGCTGCCGTCGACGGGCTTGCGGTAGTCGAAGCGGTCGTCGCGGACCGGCATGAACTGCGGCATCAGGAACGCGGTGTTGCCCCGCGAGTCGGCGAACAACGTGTTGTTCGAGCTGTTCGCCTTGAAGCCCGCGACCTCGATGAACTCCCGGTAGTTCTGGGCCTTGGTCCGCAGGAAGCTCTGCTGCAACGCCTCAACCGGCCGGTTCATCAGCGCGAACGCGATCCACCGGCCGTCCGCCTCGCGCACGATCGGGCCGTGGTGCGTGGCGTACGTGGTGAAGCCGCGCTCCGCCGTCCGCCCGTCGGCGGTGCGGTACGACAGGGTGATCCGCTTGGTCGTCACCGGGCGCAGCGCACCGCCGTACCGGTAGGAATGGTTGCCGTCGGCACCGGTCACGATCGTCTCGGCGAACTCGTCGACGTTGTCGACACCGCTGGAGGTGTGCATCCAGCCGGCGTTCGCGTTGAAGCCCTGGTAGATGAAGAACTGCCCCCACGTCGCCGCGCCGTACGCGTTGAGTCCCTCGCCGCTGGTCACGTGCTGCTCGGCGCGGAAGAAGAAGCTCGTGTGCGGGTTGATCAGCAGCAGCGCCCGGCCGTCGCGCGTGCGGCTCGGCGCGATCGCCATCCCGTTCGATCCCTTGGGCTCCTTGAACAGCAGCCCGCGCTCGTCGTCGGTCATCGGGACGTCGCGCCGGCCGTAGAACGCCTCGAGCTGACTGAGCGGAACGCGCTCGATGTCGCCGCCGATGCTGCCCTCGGAGAAGCTCAGGGCCATCCACGGCTCGAACCGGGTGATCACCCGCGGGCGGACGTCGGGGTGGGTCGCGAGGAAGTAGTTCAGCCCGTCGGCCCAGGCGCGCATCAAGGTCCGCAACCAGGCCGGGCTCCGCGCGAAGTCGCGCTTCAGCAACGCGTGGTCGACGAACAGCCGCTGCCGCAAGTCCTGCCAGATCGCGCTCTCCCCCTGCGCCTCGGCAAGCCGGCCGAGGCTGATCAGGTAGTTGTTCTCGATCCGGTTGAAGTCGTCCTCGGCCTGGGCGTACATCATGCCGAACACCGCGTCCGCGTCGGTCTTCCCGACCACGTGCCCGACGCCCCAGTCGTCGCGCGTGATCCGGACCCGCCGCGCCTGCTCGTGCCATCCCTCGGTCCCGGCCTTCGCCGTACCGGCCGGCAGGCCGAGAGCGACGGCTCCCACCGCCGCGCCGCCCAGCACCCGGCGCCGGCTGACTCCGTCGTTGCGTACGTCGTCCACGCGTCGCTCCGTCTCTTGCGGGACCAGGACCGCAGCCACGCTAGGTGCTGCCGGTGACCGTGACAACACCTGACGTATACAACATTCCGGAAGTGAGACGTCCTGGATCTGGCCTAGGCTCGCGGCATGGACCAGGAGTTCAGTGGGGAGATCGTCGAGTGGCGCGGGCCGGCGCCGTACTACTTCGTGCCGCTCCCCGAGCGGGAGAGCGCCGCGCTGCGAGCCGCCGCCTCCACGGCCGGGTACACGAGCTGGGGCATGCTCCCGATCCGGGCGCGGATCGGCAGCACCGAGTGGACGACGTCGCTGTGGTCGAAGGACGGTGGCTACTGGCTTCCACTGAAGGACGCGGTGCGCAAGCCGGAGGGACTGGACGCAGGGGACGCGGTCGAGCTTCGGCTGACCTTCGACCCGCCGCCGCGCAAGCCGAAGCAGCCTCGGACCAAGCGGGTTCCGCGGCCGACGGGCTCGCGGGAGCCGGTCACCGACGAGCAGCTCACGATCGTCCCGGCCAACCAGGCGACCAGGGCAGACCTCGAGGCCGTCTTCGGTACGACGGGCGCAACGGCGGCCTGCTCGTGCCAGCGGTTTCGCATGCTGCCGAAGGAGAGCTGGGCCTCCGAGGGACCCGAGGAACTCGCCGCTCGGCTCCGCGAGCAGACCGCCTGCGGCGAGCCCAACGCCGAGACGACCAGCGGCCTGGTCGCGTACCTCGACGGCGAGCCCGTCGGCTGGTGCGCTGTCGCTCCACGGGCGGATCACCCGCGGCTGCTCCGCGACAACCGCGTCCCCTGGCTCGGCCGCACCGAGGACAAGACCGACCCCACTGTCTGGGCGGTGACCTGCTTCGTCACCCGCGCGGGCTACCGGCGCCGAGGCATCGGTCGCGCGCTGGCCCGCGCCACCGTCGGCTTCGCCCGCGACCGCGGTGCTCGCGCCGTGGAGGGTTATCCGGATCTCGTCGACGGCGGTTCCGTCGGCACGCTCGCCATGTTCATCGCCGCCGAGTACGCCGTCGTGAGCCGGCCCGGCAACCGCCGGGCCGTCGTACGCATCGATTTCTGAAAGCCAAGGTCAGGGTAGGACCTCTAGGTCCGCAGGGCGCCGAGCAGGCGGAACAGGGCTGTGGTGACGTCGTCCAGCGCTCCCGGATCGTCGGTCTCGGCGAGCCAGAGCGCGGCCTCGTTCATCGCGCCGGAGAGCAGCCGGGCGAGCGGCACGACCGGCTGCTGTGCGATGACCCCCGTCTCGACCAGCAACTCGAGCGACTCGACGAGATGACTGGCCGACTGCGCGTCGTCGATCGCACGCCACTCCCGCCAGCCGAGCA
The Kribbella italica DNA segment above includes these coding regions:
- a CDS encoding GNAT family N-acetyltransferase → MDQEFSGEIVEWRGPAPYYFVPLPERESAALRAAASTAGYTSWGMLPIRARIGSTEWTTSLWSKDGGYWLPLKDAVRKPEGLDAGDAVELRLTFDPPPRKPKQPRTKRVPRPTGSREPVTDEQLTIVPANQATRADLEAVFGTTGATAACSCQRFRMLPKESWASEGPEELAARLREQTACGEPNAETTSGLVAYLDGEPVGWCAVAPRADHPRLLRDNRVPWLGRTEDKTDPTVWAVTCFVTRAGYRRRGIGRALARATVGFARDRGARAVEGYPDLVDGGSVGTLAMFIAAEYAVVSRPGNRRAVVRIDF